Below is a genomic region from Triticum dicoccoides isolate Atlit2015 ecotype Zavitan chromosome 5A, WEW_v2.0, whole genome shotgun sequence.
TTGAAACAAGAATCTGATATGTGAAGAATATATTCATCAGATGAGAATTAGCAAGTCTGTAGATTCAAAGCATCTTTGCATACACCGGACGAAGTTACACCGACGCATGCGTAGAGATCAGTTTCTTGGAACGGAAATAAAGGAATACGGAGGGAATAACGAAACGAAAAGTGGGCTAGCCCTCCTTTGCGCTTTGCGGTCTTCATTTGGCGCTGCCGACGTCGGCTTTGTCTCCTCCCATCCCGAGCGTGTTCATGACGGCGTCCCTGGCGCCCGTAGCGGCACCCATCACCTGCCCGCCGGCCTGCATAGAAACAGAGAGACGTAAGTCTTGAGAAACCTAGCATGAACTGCTCAAATGGCCAATGGACATTGTCCTCAACATGGTTAACTTTGTTTTGTATGACTAGTTTGCAAGCGACTGACTCACCTGCTGGAACATGTTGCCGGTGGGCTCCTTGGGGGCGGCGGGTTCCCCGGTGAACTTTGCCGCGTTCTCCTCGACGCACTTTGCGGCCTCGGCGGACTTCTGCTTGGCGGCGTCGCCGGTGTCGGCGGCcatcttcttggcggcctcggtctTCTCACCAAAGAAGCCGAACGTCTGGTCCTTGCTCTCGATGGCGCGGTCCGTGATGGCCTGCCCCGTCTCTGACGCCTTACCCATGGCGTCGCTCCCCATCTTCATGGCCGCGTCGGCGGTGTCCGACGCCGCCTTGGTGACGGCCTCGCTTTTCTCGCCGATGAAGCTGATGGTCTGGTCCTTCGCCTCGATGGCGCGGTCCTGGACGGACGGCCCCGTCTTGGCGGCCTCGTCGGCCTTGGCGTCCGTCTTACCCCCGAACCAACCCGACATTTTTGAAGGTGATAAAGCTTACGTACGTGGTGGCTTGTGGTgttgtttcttctttcttttcacttgcttcttgtgGAGAGAGATACTCGTGCTCTCTTCCTTTATATAGGCGCCCTTGGCACCATTGCGAAGGCCAAGCTGAAGATGATACAGATCGGTCTCGTGGCATCAAGATATTTTTTTTCCTTGCAaggacatatccttgtcgaccactTGTGCAGCATTGATGCCTAGCGGCATGTCGGCACAACCACACTGCCTTGAATCTGTCCATCAATACTGTGTGGTTTTGCCATAGAGTGAACAGCCAAAAGAGGGGCTTAACTATTTACTGGATCGGCGTGCCCGGCGATGAACCACATGTCTGCTGCGAGCTGGGCTGAGTGGAGGGGAATCGGAAATATCTGCTGGTGCTGCTTGTGTGGCGTCCGTCAGTTAATTTACTGCTAGCGGCGTCCGTCAgttaactttacattgattatcgaTCTATCGCAGTTGTGGAATGTTATTCAATATCTGAACGATCAGCCCCATAGATAGTTTCCCTAATAAGATGCACACGATGGGAGCACTCCTGCAATGAACCACAAATTATCCATGCTGCTGACTTGTTGAGCAGGATTCTGCTCTGGATCTTGCCTGGCTGAAGAAACCTTTCACTTCTTTATGTACTGATGACTTTGTTATTGCTTTTGATCGGTCGCTAGGCTCTTTACTTATTTATTATGTACTCGCAATTGCTAGTGCTAGGCTCTTTACTTATTTATTATGTACTCGCAATTACTAGTCGAGTTCGACAAGGTGTCGTCAATCACCATCGGttcaactttcaaaaaaaaaaaaatcaccATCGGTTCACTATCTTCGCCCATCGTGTTTCTCGATAGATAGGCAAAGCATCTGCCACCGCCAATTACGAGGCGCCTATAGTGGTTTTGTCGATGTTCAAACTCATAGGACTTTAATGTTCAACGGGAGCTATATGTGCGTGTGTGTTTGTTGGGGGAGGTACTCGTGTAGACGTCATGGTGTTTCATATGAGAACATGTACAACATCCAAATCACTCATGCTCGTTATGATTATACATAATGTTTCTTACGGGAAATGTGCAACATCCAAATCACTCGTGTTGATTATGATTGGTGGAAAATATATTCATACCTCGGTCGGATACATCATACAAAGTTACACCAAGGAGCATGTGTAAATTAGTGCCATGGAACTGGAAATTAAATTATATTGAAGGAATAGCGAAACAGAAGGAGGGCTAGGGCAAGCAAGCGCAGACGCGCCTATTATCCTTTGTGGTCTTCTTGGTGGCACCACCCGCATCTCACTTGTCTCCTCCCATCCCGAGCGTGTTCATGACAGCGTCCTTGGCGTCTGTAGCGGCACCCACCATATTCCCGCCGGCCtggaaacaaacaagcaaacattcATTTCAAGAAATTCAACATGAACAGATCAGAAGGCCACACAAAAAATTCGTTGACATGGTTAATTTTGTGTT
It encodes:
- the LOC119304034 gene encoding ABA-inducible protein PHV A1-like; its protein translation is MSGWFGGKTDAKADEAAKTGPSVQDRAIEAKDQTISFIGEKSEAVTKAASDTADAAMKMGSDAMGKASETGQAITDRAIESKDQTFGFFGEKTEAAKKMAADTGDAAKQKSAEAAKCVEENAAKFTGEPAAPKEPTGNMFQQAGGQVMGAATGARDAVMNTLGMGGDKADVGSAK